In a single window of the Streptacidiphilus sp. P02-A3a genome:
- a CDS encoding SDR family oxidoreductase has product MTTTDATGTDATGRVLLIGASRGLGLALAREWAQDRRQVVATVRGQGRTPLHDLADSDPEHVGIETVDITEPAQIAALRERLAGRTFDLLFVNAGVTNEPEGTVAETSTDEFTRVMVTNALSPLRVVEALQDLVEPTGTIGVMSSGQGSVANNERGGHEVYRGSKAALNTFMRSYAARQPDGGRTLVLMAPGWVRTELGGPQALLGIDESIPNVVRTLDALHGKPGLHYVDYLGRTVAW; this is encoded by the coding sequence ATGACTACAACTGATGCGACCGGAACTGACGCGACCGGCCGGGTGCTGCTGATCGGCGCGTCCCGCGGTCTGGGCCTCGCCCTGGCCCGGGAGTGGGCGCAGGACCGCCGACAGGTGGTGGCCACCGTCCGCGGCCAGGGCCGGACCCCGCTGCACGACCTCGCCGACAGCGACCCGGAGCACGTCGGGATCGAGACCGTCGACATCACCGAGCCCGCGCAGATCGCGGCGCTGCGCGAGCGGCTGGCGGGGCGCACCTTCGACCTGCTGTTCGTGAACGCGGGCGTCACCAACGAGCCCGAGGGCACGGTGGCGGAGACCTCGACCGACGAGTTCACCCGGGTCATGGTCACCAACGCGCTCAGCCCGCTGCGGGTCGTGGAGGCGCTGCAGGACCTGGTCGAGCCCACGGGCACGATCGGGGTGATGTCCTCGGGACAGGGCAGCGTGGCCAACAACGAACGCGGCGGCCACGAGGTCTACCGGGGCAGCAAGGCCGCGCTCAACACCTTCATGCGCAGCTACGCCGCCCGCCAGCCGGACGGCGGCCGGACCCTGGTGCTGATGGCCCCCGGCTGGGTGCGCACCGAACTCGGCGGCCCGCAGGCCCTCCTCGGCATCGACGAGAGCATCCCCAACGTGGTCCGCACCCTCGACGCGCTGCACGGCAAGCCCGGCCTGCACTACGTCGACTACCTCGGCCGGACGGTCGCCTGGTGA
- a CDS encoding MarR family transcriptional regulator yields the protein MNPAPQQAWALMRRFVEAHHRRGELAEELGFRLGGGRGKVLFQLREGPLTLSQIAAANRVDAPYATLIVDQLEAHGLVERRPHPDDRRRKLVTLTAAGHQAIAAADAILLRPPAALGTLPAEDLGQLTELLTRLLEADAAPR from the coding sequence GTGAACCCGGCACCGCAGCAGGCCTGGGCACTCATGCGGCGGTTCGTCGAGGCGCACCACCGCCGGGGCGAACTCGCCGAGGAACTGGGCTTCCGGCTCGGCGGCGGCCGGGGCAAGGTCCTCTTCCAGCTCCGCGAAGGGCCATTGACGCTCAGTCAGATCGCCGCCGCGAACCGCGTCGACGCCCCCTACGCGACCCTGATCGTGGACCAGCTGGAAGCCCACGGCCTGGTCGAACGCCGTCCGCACCCGGACGACCGGCGACGCAAACTGGTCACCCTCACCGCCGCCGGGCACCAGGCCATCGCGGCCGCGGACGCGATCCTGCTGCGCCCGCCCGCCGCGCTCGGCACCCTCCCCGCCGAGGACCTCGGGCAGCTCACCGAACTGCTCA